In the genome of Halalkalicoccus subterraneus, the window CCCTCGATCTGGAAGCCATCGGGCTCGAACCCGACGGGGACGGTTTCCTCGCGACCGACGACCGCGCGCGGACGAAACTGGAGCACGTCTTCGCGGTCGGCGACGTCGCGGGCGAGCCGATGTTGGCTCATAAAGGAATGAAGGAGGGCCAGGTCGCCGCCGAAGTCATCGCGGGCGAGCCGAGCGCGCTCGACTACCAGGCGGTGCCCGCGGCGGTGTTCACCGAGCCCGAGATCGGGACTGTCGGACTGAGCCCAGAGGAGGCCGAGGACGACGGCTTCTCGCCGGTCGTCGGCCAGATGCCGTTTCGTGCGAGCGGGCGGGCGCTCACGACGGGCCACACCGAGGGGTTCGTCCGGATCGTCGCCGACGAGGAAAGCGGGTTCGTCCTCGGGGGGCAGATCGTCGGTCCCGAGGCCTCCGAACTGATCGCTGAGATCGGCCTCGCGGTCGAACTGGGCGCGACACTCGAAGACGTCGCGGCGACGATCCACACCCATCCCACGCTCTCGGAGGCGGTCCACGAGGCCGCAGAGAACGCGCTGGGACACGCGATCCACACGCTGAACCGCTGAGCGCGCGGACCCGCGCGGGTCCACGACGGGCTACAACGAGCGTTCGGTAGGCGAGTGATACCGGTAGCCGGGGATCGACTCGCCCGAGAGGTCCACGGTACACTCCCGACAGTACTGGTAACCGGGGTCGTTTTCCGCCCCACACTCGCGACACTCGACCCGCGAGTCCTCGCCGTCGTGCTCGGTGGAGTCGGCTCGGTCGTGTGGCGTTGATGCGGACCGGCGGCGATACGCGAGGTAGAACACCACGAGCAGCTGGACGGTCACGAGCGCGAACGCGATCTCGATGGTCCAGGTCCCGAGCATCGGTCTAGCCGGGAGCATGGCGAGCGTGCACTTAGTGATTGTGGCGGCCTACGACCGGTGGACGATACGTGCCACAGCCACAGGGTCGAACGCCCGACGACGGGAACTCCGGAGAGAACGCCCGCGAACTCGGCGGCGATCGGGGGTTTCTCCCAAGGGGCGACGAGTACCGAGAGCGGCCGTCGATTCGCTCGCACACCGGACCCGAGTCCTTTTTGCCCTCACCGCGAAACCCGCACCCCATGAGGGCAGTCACACTCG includes:
- a CDS encoding DUF7577 domain-containing protein — translated: MLGTWTIEIAFALVTVQLLVVFYLAYRRRSASTPHDRADSTEHDGEDSRVECRECGAENDPGYQYCRECTVDLSGESIPGYRYHSPTERSL